Proteins from one Oryza sativa Japonica Group chromosome 12, ASM3414082v1 genomic window:
- the LOC112937426 gene encoding uncharacterized protein produces MIPAIYQLDELHNFIYMKAMTSSDPATGDFTIMLIHNPYMQLDHQTSNGIRSPSTTTSASPTASSMTASFYTITYHRVVHLIDINPDSSYVTGVIVQETLPMMFVDYDLGDNDVFIGRNYTACLSTKDYPGLMPNHIYFTDDDECSLQAFKGTPRDIGVYNYEDDTLSEVVSPQPWLKWPPPFWITPSFKDFPNTYRQ; encoded by the exons ATGATTCCGGCAATCTACCAGCTCGACGAGCTCCACAACTTCATCTACATGAAGGCAATGACATCCTCCGACCCAGCGACTGGCGATTTCACCATCATGCTCATCCACAATCCTTACATGCAGCTAGATCATCAGACAAGCAATGGAATAAGATCACCTTCCACAACAACATCCGCTTCTCCGACTGCATCTTCGATGACGGCCTCTTTCTACACCATCACTTACCACAGAGTGGTTCATCTCATCGACATCAATCCGGATTCTTCCTACGTGACAGGAGTGATTGTTCAGGAGACTTTACCCATGAT GTTTGTTGACTATGATTTAGGGGACAATGATGTGTTCATCGGCCGCAATTACACCGCCTGCCTTTCTACAAAGGATTATCCGGGGTTGATGCCAAATCACATCTATTTCACTGATGATGATGAGTGCTCGCTTCAGGCCTTTAAAGGTACTCCTAGGGATATTGGTGTGTACAACTACGAGGACGATACTTTGAGTGAGGTTGTGTCTCCTCAGCCATGGTTGAAATGGCCGCCTCCCTTTTGGATTACTCCCAGCTTCAAAGACTTCCCAAACACGTATAGACAATGA